In a single window of the Equus quagga isolate Etosha38 chromosome 7, UCLA_HA_Equagga_1.0, whole genome shotgun sequence genome:
- the ZNF454 gene encoding zinc finger protein 454 isoform X2 produces the protein MLENYSTLVSLGLLGPEPDMLSQLGKGGVWMPEDASRCLCLDWMTMPVGRKSTLKADIPEEGSDRWVIKERLTRDGHWKCDSLLERQPRGQEMKLQQAVLTHQKTSSVVSDQECDEPGKCCTVSSSFVQSQGLQSSKKAFECSECGKVFTKSSVLNKHQKTHTNKLNANQKTLIKEKRYECRECGKAFHQSTHLIHHQRIHTGEKPYECKECGKAFSVSSSLTYHQKIHTGEKPFECNLCGKAFIRNIHLAHHHRIHTGEKPFKCNICDKAFVCRAHLTKHQNIHSGEKPYKCNECGKAFNQSTSFLQHQRIHTGEKPFECNECGKAFRVNSSLTEHQRIHTGEKPYKCSECGKAFRDNSSFARHRKIHTGEKPYRCGLCEKAFRDQSALAQHQRIHTGEKPYTCNICEKAFSDHSALTQHKRIHTREKPYKCKICEKAFIRSTHLTQHQRIHTGEKPYKCNKCGKAFNQTANLIQHQRHHIGEK, from the coding sequence ACTGGATGACTATGCCTGTAGGTAGGAAATCTACTCTCAAGGCAGATATTCCTGAAGAAGGATCGGATCGGTGGGTGATAAAGGAGAGACTCACTAGAGATGGTCACTGGAAATGTGACAGCCTATTGGAACGTCAGCCTAGAGGCCAGGAGATGAAGTTGCAGCAAGCAGTACTCACTCACCAGAAAACCTCATCTGTGGTTAGTGACCAGGAATGTGATGAACCTGGGAAGTGCTGCACCGTGAGCTCATCTTTTGTTCAAAGTCAGGGATTACAGTCTAGCAAAAAAGCCTTTGAGTGTAGTGAGTGTGGAAAAGTTTTCACTAAGAGTTCAGTCCTTAATAAACATCAGAAAACTCATACTAATAAACTTAATGCAAATCAGAAAACTCTTATTAAAGAGAAACGATATGAATGTagagaatgtgggaaagcctttcaCCAGAGTACACACCTTATCCATCACCAAAGAATTCACACTGGtgagaaaccatatgaatgtaaggaatgtggaaagGCCTTCTCAGTGAGCTCCTCACTTACATATCACCAgaaaattcatactggagagaaacctttcGAATGCAACTTATGTGGAAAAGCTTTTATCCGAAACATCCACCTTGCCCACCATCACAGAAtacatactggagagaaaccttttAAATGCAACATATGTGACAAAGCCTTTGTGTGCAGGGCACATCTTACCAAACACCAGAATATTCAtagtggagagaaaccctataaatgtaatgaatgtgggaaagccttcaatCAGAGTACCAGTTTTCTTcagcatcagagaattcacactggagagaagccctttgaatgtaatgaatgtggaaagGCCTTCAGGGTGAACTCTTCCCTTACtgaacatcagagaattcatactggagagaaaccttataagTGTAgcgaatgtgggaaagctttcaggGATAATTCATCGTTTGCTCGACATCGGaaaattcacactggagagaaaccgtaCAGATGTGGTTTGTGTGAGAAAGCCTTCAGGGACCAGTCAGCCCTAGCCcagcatcagagaattcacactggggaAAAGCCCTACACGTGTAACATATGCGAGAAAGCCTTCAGTGACCACTCAGCCCTCACTCAACACAAGAGAATTCACACTAGAGAAAAACCCTACAAATGTAAGATCTGTGAGAAAGCCTTTATCCGAAGCACACACCTTACTCAACATCAGAGgattcacacaggagagaaaccctataaatgtaataaatgtgggaaagctttcaaccAAACTGCCAACCTCATTCAGCATCAGAGACATCATATTGGAGAAAAGTGA